Part of the Lolium rigidum isolate FL_2022 chromosome 6, APGP_CSIRO_Lrig_0.1, whole genome shotgun sequence genome, ATCTTCTTTCCCACCATTTCCAACGGTCGCGGCATTTCCGGTGGAAGAGGGATTGCGCACGTTGTGATCGATCGATCGGTCTATGGCTTCGTTGCTGTCGGCCTTCATGATGGTTGTCGTGGTGATGCTGGCCGGCGCCGGGCGCTGGACGTGCCGGTGCGAGTTCACGGTGGTGGTGCCGGACTCTGGGCCGCTGGTGGACGCGCCGCAGCCGGGGTTCTCGGACCGGGCGCGCACCGACCCGGCCGAGCAGCGCGCCGTGCTGGACGTGATGGCGGCCACGGGCAACGGCTGGGCGTCGGGCATCGCGGACGTCTGCCGCGGCCGGTGGCACGGCATCGAGTGCGTGCCCGATCGCGGAGACGTCTACCACGTCGTCTCCCTCTCCTTCGGCGCGCTCTCCGACGACACCGCCTTCCCGGCCTGCGACGCGGCGCGCGCCACGCTCTCCCCCGCCGTGCTGGCGCTCCCGCACCTCCGGTCCCTCTTCTTCTACCGCTGCTTCTCGGCCAACCCGCAGCCCATCCCGGCATTCCTCGGCCGCCTCGGCCCCGCGTTCCGGTCTCTCGTGCTAAGGCAGAACGGCCACGTCGGCCCGATCCCGGCGGAGATCGGGAACCTCTCGGCGCTGCGCGTGCTCGACCTCCACGGCAACCATCTCACCTCCGCCATCCCGGCAACCGTCCAGTCACTGAACCACCTCCAGCTGCTAGACCTCAGTTACAACCGGCTCGCCGGTCAAGTGCCCAACATCAGGTTCCGACACCTCAGCATTCTGGACCTTAGCCACAACGCCCTGCAGGGTCCCGTCCCGGCCAGCCTCGGGCAATGCCGGTCGCTGCTGAAGATCGACCTCAGCCAGAACCGCCTGGCCGGCACGATACCCGACGCACTCGGCGACCTGTCCGACCTCATCTTGCTGGACCTAAGCCACAACGCGTTGTCCGGTCCGATCCCGGCGGCG contains:
- the LOC124663484 gene encoding protein TOO MANY MOUTHS-like; protein product: MASLLSAFMMVVVVMLAGAGRWTCRCEFTVVVPDSGPLVDAPQPGFSDRARTDPAEQRAVLDVMAATGNGWASGIADVCRGRWHGIECVPDRGDVYHVVSLSFGALSDDTAFPACDAARATLSPAVLALPHLRSLFFYRCFSANPQPIPAFLGRLGPAFRSLVLRQNGHVGPIPAEIGNLSALRVLDLHGNHLTSAIPATVQSLNHLQLLDLSYNRLAGQVPNIRFRHLSILDLSHNALQGPVPASLGQCRSLLKIDLSQNRLAGTIPDALGDLSDLILLDLSHNALSGPIPAAIGRLSTLRSLILGDNRMQFSTLPGDFFTGLKALTTLVLSGMGLEGSLPESIGELSQLRVLRLESNGFTGVIPASFRRLEKASELRVDGNRLVGPIPFGKQMMWRLGKKLRVGGNEGLCYDAKQEGLEGLVALAGVADCDSVRSRTTQHLSWKISGGYVGHGGLTANATSSAANSDRNGAGVRRSGHVLLVVLMFLQLALL